Proteins co-encoded in one Halorussus lipolyticus genomic window:
- a CDS encoding histidine kinase N-terminal 7TM domain-containing protein, translating to MNWVTAIPWLSGGSLLAGVATLALASYLYQYRGKPGANWFFAQLVMQAMTCLIYGVSLFVFDPALRLAFTGLLWISFTWLGPLFLAFALEYTGRAGWIRSPLFGLVLSVPALVTVLLVTNQYQGLLWTDFRILPTFGAATVEYAFGPVAYLGIGMGMSTTGIGFLLLLETITSYGPLYRREATAVALSPIPPSIGLTVWLFGLGPIPQANIAMVLFLPHVLLDAYAFVGTNMFESNPTTLRVAERTAIEDLDTPIAVLDKNEQVVDLNDSARRLFDAEKSAALGSTLTTLSGLDSEDLTDGAVVTLPVDNQRREFVLSFSSLTDPRGTRVGETVSFQDITAERQHRQRLEVLNRVLRHNLRNEMTVIQGYARNIAESAEDESLAGWANTIAEAGDRLAGIGEKARDFEQVIDSEFSPATVDVRELVADVRANLEAEFPGATVDISVETDEDARVYTDRDLLGLVLQNLVENALEHNDSSDPCAEVTMRPDSGDAVAVSVRDDGPGIPEEELAPLRSGSEDALEHGSGIGLWITYWGVKRLGGNLSFRTGEDGTTAAVSLPRETDEALLGSPNPNV from the coding sequence GTGAACTGGGTCACTGCAATCCCGTGGCTGTCGGGTGGCTCACTCCTCGCCGGGGTCGCCACACTCGCTCTCGCCAGCTATCTATACCAGTACCGCGGGAAGCCGGGCGCGAACTGGTTTTTCGCCCAGTTGGTCATGCAGGCGATGACGTGTCTCATCTACGGCGTCTCGCTGTTCGTGTTCGACCCGGCGCTCCGACTGGCGTTCACGGGACTCCTGTGGATTTCGTTCACGTGGCTCGGCCCGCTGTTCCTCGCGTTCGCGCTGGAGTACACCGGTCGTGCCGGGTGGATTCGAAGTCCGCTGTTCGGACTCGTCCTGTCGGTCCCCGCGCTCGTCACGGTCCTCCTCGTGACGAACCAGTATCAGGGCCTGCTCTGGACCGACTTTCGCATCCTCCCGACGTTCGGGGCCGCGACCGTCGAATACGCGTTCGGGCCGGTGGCGTACCTCGGTATCGGCATGGGGATGAGTACGACCGGAATCGGCTTCCTGCTGTTGTTGGAGACTATTACGAGCTACGGGCCGCTGTACCGACGCGAGGCGACCGCGGTGGCTCTCAGCCCGATTCCGCCGAGCATCGGTCTCACCGTCTGGCTGTTCGGTCTCGGACCGATACCGCAGGCGAACATCGCCATGGTGCTGTTCCTGCCTCACGTCCTGCTCGACGCCTACGCATTCGTCGGGACGAACATGTTCGAGAGCAACCCGACCACGCTTCGGGTCGCCGAGCGGACCGCCATCGAGGATTTGGACACCCCGATTGCCGTCCTCGACAAGAACGAGCAGGTCGTCGACCTCAACGATTCCGCACGCCGACTGTTCGACGCCGAGAAGTCGGCGGCGCTCGGGTCGACACTCACGACGCTCTCGGGTCTCGATAGCGAGGACCTCACCGACGGAGCGGTGGTCACCCTCCCGGTCGACAACCAGCGCCGCGAGTTCGTCCTCTCGTTCTCGTCGCTGACCGACCCACGGGGGACCCGCGTCGGCGAGACGGTCAGCTTTCAGGATATCACGGCTGAGCGACAGCACAGACAGCGCCTCGAAGTCCTCAATCGCGTCCTCCGGCACAACCTCCGCAACGAGATGACCGTGATTCAGGGGTACGCACGGAACATCGCCGAGTCGGCCGAAGACGAGTCGCTGGCCGGGTGGGCGAACACGATAGCCGAGGCCGGAGACCGACTGGCCGGTATCGGCGAGAAGGCCCGAGACTTCGAGCAAGTGATTGACTCGGAGTTCTCGCCAGCGACCGTGGACGTTCGGGAGTTGGTCGCCGACGTTCGGGCCAACCTCGAAGCCGAGTTCCCCGGTGCGACCGTAGACATCTCGGTCGAAACCGACGAGGACGCGCGAGTCTACACCGACCGCGACCTGCTCGGGCTAGTCCTCCAGAACCTCGTAGAGAACGCACTCGAACACAACGACTCGTCGGACCCCTGTGCCGAAGTAACGATGCGACCGGACTCCGGCGACGCGGTGGCGGTGTCGGTCCGAGACGACGGGCCGGGGATTCCCGAGGAGGAACTCGCGCCGCTCCGGAGCGGGTCAGAGGACGCACTCGAACACGGAAGCGGCATCGGACTCTGGATAACCTACTGGGGCGTGAAACGCCTCGGGGGCAACCTCTCCTTCCGGACCGGCGAGGACGGCACGACCGCCGCCGTGTCGCTTCCCCGAGAGACCGACGAGGCGCTACTCGGGTCGCCGAACCCGAACGTGTGA
- a CDS encoding DUF2103 domain-containing protein translates to MDCRQCASPLERPGDYCLVCRTPNADAVVLELDRDHATLTMLDDEEVVGATDITTTPEDGGEAGVVELRNFAGRVADEVRRKRPEEVYAAGDRQVLRAARGQLHHSFYRISDGDDDPVEAVLARRGDRALEVVEASPAEKLGGSHSTLIGNRAGRKAIQTVAGHPHVKKIIPGPIDAGGSGSRTGVRAKATRADENGNVRLLLRDGSSVQENRVVTTAMDRERGERVRADLNDALAEAELQ, encoded by the coding sequence ATGGACTGTCGGCAGTGCGCGTCCCCGCTCGAACGACCGGGCGACTACTGTCTGGTCTGCCGGACGCCCAACGCCGACGCCGTGGTGCTGGAACTCGACCGGGACCACGCGACCCTGACGATGCTGGACGACGAGGAGGTCGTCGGCGCGACCGACATCACGACCACGCCCGAGGACGGCGGCGAGGCCGGCGTGGTCGAACTCCGGAACTTCGCGGGCCGGGTCGCCGACGAGGTTCGGCGCAAGCGCCCCGAGGAGGTCTACGCCGCGGGCGACCGGCAAGTCCTCCGCGCCGCACGCGGGCAACTCCACCACTCGTTCTATCGAATCAGCGACGGCGACGACGACCCGGTCGAGGCGGTCCTCGCGCGCCGCGGCGACCGGGCCTTGGAGGTCGTGGAGGCCTCGCCCGCCGAGAAACTGGGCGGAAGCCACTCGACGCTCATCGGAAATCGGGCGGGCCGCAAGGCGATTCAGACCGTCGCGGGCCACCCGCACGTCAAGAAAATCATTCCGGGTCCCATCGACGCCGGCGGGTCGGGCAGTCGGACCGGCGTCCGGGCCAAGGCGACCCGCGCCGACGAGAACGGGAACGTGAGGCTCCTCTTGCGGGACGGTTCCAGCGTGCAGGAGAACCGGGTCGTCACCACCGCGATGGACCGCGAGCGCGGCGAGCGAGTCCGGGCCGACCTCAACGACGCGCTTGCCGAGGCCGAGTTACAGTAG
- a CDS encoding 50S ribosomal protein L37ae — MAEGTKSRTGSAGRFGARYGRVARKRVADIESDMNDDHTCPDCGSDAVDRQGTGIWQCGQCGYKYAGGTYRPETPAGRTVKRSIRAALGEDEE, encoded by the coding sequence ATGGCCGAAGGCACCAAAAGTCGAACCGGTAGCGCCGGTCGATTCGGTGCGCGATACGGGCGCGTCGCCCGCAAGCGCGTCGCCGACATCGAGAGCGACATGAACGACGACCACACCTGCCCCGACTGTGGCTCGGACGCCGTTGACCGACAGGGCACCGGCATCTGGCAGTGCGGCCAGTGTGGCTACAAGTACGCGGGCGGTACCTACCGCCCCGAGACGCCCGCGGGTCGGACGGTCAAACGCTCCATCCGCGCCGCGCTCGGCGAAGACGAAGAATGA
- a CDS encoding class I SAM-dependent methyltransferase, translating into MATDATTAAQQFYGRWADLYDALARSTPGLGRLRDRAADALELDPGDTVVEMGCGTGANFPHLRERVGPEGRVVGVDFTQGMVARARDRIDREDWRNVHLVRGDATQIEFREPPDAILATFVVGMLGDPAGAVNRWADRLAPGGRLALLDAAQTTRWFGWPVNQAFRGLVVASSPTGMQGYERAPWLVLDQRVAEARRALRARADETTHSEHALGVVRITGGRID; encoded by the coding sequence ATGGCGACCGACGCGACGACGGCGGCACAGCAGTTCTACGGTCGGTGGGCCGACCTCTACGACGCTCTCGCTCGCTCGACGCCGGGTCTCGGACGACTGCGGGACCGGGCGGCCGACGCGCTCGAACTCGACCCCGGCGACACGGTTGTCGAGATGGGGTGTGGCACCGGCGCGAACTTCCCGCACCTCCGGGAGCGAGTCGGTCCCGAGGGCCGGGTCGTAGGCGTGGACTTCACGCAGGGAATGGTGGCCCGCGCTCGGGACCGAATCGACCGCGAGGACTGGCGGAACGTCCACCTCGTGCGGGGTGACGCGACCCAAATCGAGTTTCGGGAACCGCCGGACGCCATTCTGGCCACCTTCGTCGTCGGGATGCTCGGCGACCCCGCTGGGGCCGTGAACCGGTGGGCCGACAGACTCGCGCCCGGCGGCCGCCTCGCGCTCCTCGACGCGGCCCAGACGACGCGCTGGTTCGGGTGGCCGGTGAATCAGGCGTTCCGCGGACTGGTCGTGGCCTCGTCGCCGACCGGGATGCAGGGCTACGAGCGAGCGCCGTGGTTGGTGCTGGACCAGCGAGTCGCCGAAGCACGCCGGGCGCTCCGGGCACGGGCCGACGAGACGACCCACAGCGAACACGCGCTTGGGGTGGTCCGGATTACCGGCGGGCGAATCGACTGA
- the truD gene encoding tRNA pseudouridine(13) synthase TruD, producing MREAYPVEEAVGIEHFVSDSEGTGGRLRASPEDFRVREVERFEAEPADADSGAYPHLVVRATLREWDTNDFAKRLSDALGISRERVSWAGTKDKYAVTTQLFTLRKIDQSDLADVSIYDADIEVVGRAGRGLEFGDLAGNEFEIVVSDPERPENAEEIRDELEDWAGEPLGVPNFFGQQRFGSRRPVTHEVGLHVVRREWEEAVRAYAGNPYDTEPEGSQQARREVEEAFEARDWQSALDAIPPRLGFERSMLNSLVESGGDSPEDFRTALEAVPSNLQRLFVNAAQSFAFNRILSERLSRGLPFDRPVAGDVACFAEEVDGVTVPDPDREQRVTERRVETVARHCERDRAFVTAPLVGTETELADGEPGEIEREVLDELNLAPEDFDLPGEFHSTGTRRAIVVRTDLEIEQNPLTFDFALPKGSYATVVLREFMKGDPADE from the coding sequence ATGCGCGAGGCGTACCCAGTCGAGGAGGCGGTCGGCATCGAACACTTCGTCAGCGACAGCGAGGGGACCGGCGGGCGACTCCGGGCCTCGCCCGAGGACTTCCGGGTCCGGGAGGTCGAACGCTTCGAGGCCGAACCCGCCGACGCCGATTCGGGGGCCTACCCTCACCTCGTGGTCAGGGCGACCCTCCGGGAGTGGGACACCAACGACTTCGCCAAGCGCCTGTCGGACGCGCTGGGAATCAGCAGAGAGCGCGTCTCGTGGGCCGGAACCAAGGACAAGTATGCCGTCACGACCCAGTTGTTCACCCTCCGGAAGATAGACCAGTCGGACCTCGCGGACGTGTCCATCTACGACGCCGACATCGAGGTGGTGGGCCGGGCCGGTCGAGGACTGGAGTTCGGGGACCTCGCGGGCAACGAGTTCGAAATCGTGGTCAGCGACCCCGAGCGCCCGGAGAACGCCGAGGAGATTCGGGACGAACTCGAAGACTGGGCGGGAGAGCCACTCGGCGTCCCGAACTTCTTCGGTCAGCAACGGTTCGGGAGTCGGCGGCCCGTCACCCACGAGGTCGGTCTCCATGTCGTCCGCAGAGAGTGGGAGGAGGCCGTCAGAGCCTACGCGGGCAACCCCTACGACACCGAACCCGAGGGGAGCCAGCAGGCCCGAAGGGAAGTCGAGGAGGCCTTCGAGGCCCGCGACTGGCAGTCCGCGCTCGACGCCATCCCCCCGCGACTCGGCTTCGAGCGGTCGATGCTGAACTCACTGGTCGAGTCAGGCGGCGACTCGCCCGAAGACTTCCGGACCGCCTTGGAGGCCGTCCCCTCGAACCTCCAGCGCCTGTTCGTCAACGCGGCCCAGTCGTTCGCCTTCAACCGAATCCTGAGCGAGCGACTGTCGCGGGGCCTGCCCTTCGACCGACCGGTCGCGGGCGACGTGGCCTGCTTCGCCGAGGAGGTAGACGGCGTGACCGTCCCGGACCCCGACCGGGAACAGCGCGTGACCGAGCGCCGGGTCGAGACGGTGGCCCGCCACTGCGAACGGGACCGGGCGTTCGTGACCGCCCCGCTGGTCGGGACCGAGACCGAGTTGGCAGACGGCGAACCCGGCGAAATCGAGCGCGAGGTGCTGGACGAGTTGAATCTGGCACCCGAGGACTTCGACCTGCCGGGCGAGTTCCACTCGACCGGGACCCGGCGGGCAATCGTGGTCCGGACCGACCTCGAAATCGAGCAGAATCCCCTGACGTTCGACTTCGCGCTCCCGAAGGGGTCCTACGCCACGGTGGTCCTCCGGGAGTTCATGAAGGGCGACCCGGCCGACGAGTGA
- a CDS encoding methyl-accepting chemotaxis protein: protein MESFPMKRIGRWVQGMDFSAVVPDRIRKRHARKFFMGVLVVMLVAGLVGAVSYAQTQQRLETQVQNRLVSTAELQADGLDSWITGLSRQTRTLSQAKQFQNGDVSAIDLYLMSQRPSESEAIAAVHYVNVSSGEILASTNRTVVNRTAEGLGATWAGKEVDATTDETSTVHVASQPYRSPVADAPVVAFVSAPPSNTAHAVVVVASLETRVNDFHQTTAGGYTRIVNASGGTVLASRANASDPGISPTALYGETRNSTAGFATGSSAVVGYAPVEHADWAVLTYAPKSSAYSIRDSVGTSLGATVLATLAVLGVSAIWFGRRQTRTLEDLTAKAERMEAGNLDAELETERIDEFGRLYGAFDSMRRSLREKIERTEHARAEAESAREKAEDAREAVERERREAEQARAEAEELSASLEATAEEYRDVMAACAEGDLTARMDGDDRSEAMADIAGAFNEMVAEWEATLRSVREFGRTVADESEVVSDTVAEVSATGEDVSESVAQISEGAADQSDHLQSVVGEMNDLTATVEEVSTAADDAAVRAERVASRGQDGREATASVVRELDEIEAQTQQTVESVEQLHALVADIEDVTEFITDIAEQTHVLALNASIEAARAGDAGSGFAVVAEEVKALADQTQDATDDIESSIDRVRDQTDETMAGIRETRRKVAEGTETVAEAVEAFEAVVDGVAETDDDLQEMSAATERQAESARSVVAMVEEVSAISEETTAEAQTVAAAAERQTDALGEATEGVAELADRADELTDLLDSFETASAETEVEADHSEPSADAGTDATETDATDEPDDLLATPP, encoded by the coding sequence ATGGAGAGTTTCCCAATGAAGCGCATCGGCAGGTGGGTGCAAGGGATGGACTTCTCGGCTGTCGTTCCCGACCGAATCCGAAAGCGCCACGCCCGCAAGTTCTTCATGGGGGTGCTGGTGGTCATGCTGGTAGCGGGACTGGTCGGCGCGGTTAGCTACGCTCAGACCCAGCAACGACTCGAAACGCAGGTCCAAAACCGACTCGTCTCGACCGCCGAGTTGCAGGCCGACGGTCTCGACAGTTGGATAACCGGCCTGAGCAGACAGACCCGGACGCTCTCGCAGGCCAAGCAGTTCCAGAACGGCGACGTGTCGGCCATCGACCTCTACCTGATGAGCCAGCGACCCTCCGAGAGCGAAGCCATCGCGGCGGTCCACTACGTCAACGTGAGTTCGGGCGAGATTCTCGCCAGCACGAACCGGACCGTCGTGAACCGGACCGCCGAGGGACTGGGGGCGACGTGGGCGGGCAAGGAGGTAGACGCCACGACCGACGAGACTTCGACGGTTCACGTCGCCAGCCAACCCTATCGCTCGCCGGTCGCCGACGCGCCGGTGGTCGCGTTCGTCAGCGCGCCGCCGAGCAACACCGCCCACGCCGTCGTCGTCGTGGCGAGTCTGGAAACCCGCGTCAACGACTTCCACCAGACGACTGCGGGCGGATACACTCGCATCGTCAACGCCAGCGGGGGCACCGTGCTGGCGAGTCGCGCCAACGCCAGCGACCCCGGCATCTCCCCGACTGCGCTCTATGGGGAGACCCGGAACTCGACCGCCGGCTTTGCCACCGGCTCCTCGGCCGTCGTCGGGTACGCGCCGGTCGAACACGCCGACTGGGCGGTGTTGACCTACGCGCCGAAATCGAGCGCGTACAGCATCCGCGACAGCGTGGGGACCAGTCTCGGGGCGACCGTGCTGGCCACGCTGGCGGTCCTCGGCGTCTCTGCGATCTGGTTCGGACGACGACAGACCCGGACGCTCGAAGATTTGACGGCGAAGGCCGAGCGGATGGAAGCCGGGAATCTCGACGCCGAACTCGAAACCGAGCGCATCGACGAGTTCGGCCGACTCTACGGCGCGTTCGACAGCATGCGCCGGTCGCTCCGGGAGAAAATCGAGCGTACAGAACACGCCCGCGCCGAAGCCGAATCGGCCCGCGAAAAAGCTGAGGACGCCCGCGAGGCCGTCGAGCGCGAGCGCCGAGAGGCAGAACAGGCCCGCGCCGAGGCCGAGGAGCTATCGGCCAGCCTCGAAGCCACCGCCGAGGAGTACCGGGACGTGATGGCCGCCTGCGCCGAGGGCGACCTGACCGCACGGATGGACGGAGACGACCGGAGCGAGGCGATGGCCGACATCGCGGGGGCGTTCAACGAGATGGTGGCCGAGTGGGAGGCCACCCTGCGGTCGGTCAGGGAGTTCGGTCGGACGGTGGCCGACGAGAGCGAGGTCGTCAGCGACACCGTGGCCGAGGTGTCGGCGACTGGTGAGGACGTGAGCGAGTCGGTGGCCCAGATTTCGGAGGGCGCGGCCGACCAGAGCGACCACCTCCAGTCGGTCGTGGGCGAGATGAACGACCTGACCGCGACGGTCGAGGAGGTCTCGACCGCCGCGGACGACGCCGCAGTCCGTGCCGAGCGCGTGGCGAGTCGCGGCCAAGACGGCCGGGAGGCCACGGCATCTGTCGTGCGCGAACTGGACGAAATCGAGGCCCAGACCCAGCAGACCGTCGAGTCGGTCGAACAACTGCACGCGCTGGTCGCCGACATCGAGGACGTGACCGAGTTCATCACCGACATCGCCGAGCAGACCCACGTGCTGGCGCTCAACGCCTCCATCGAGGCCGCCCGCGCCGGGGATGCCGGAAGCGGGTTCGCGGTGGTCGCCGAGGAGGTCAAGGCGTTGGCCGACCAGACGCAGGACGCGACCGACGACATCGAGTCCTCCATCGACCGGGTGCGCGACCAGACCGACGAGACGATGGCGGGCATCCGCGAGACCCGCCGCAAGGTGGCCGAGGGCACGGAAACGGTCGCCGAAGCGGTCGAGGCCTTCGAGGCGGTCGTAGACGGGGTGGCCGAGACCGACGACGACCTACAGGAGATGAGCGCGGCGACCGAGCGACAGGCCGAGTCGGCCCGGTCAGTCGTGGCGATGGTCGAGGAGGTGTCGGCCATCAGCGAGGAGACCACCGCCGAAGCCCAGACCGTCGCGGCCGCCGCCGAACGCCAGACCGACGCCCTCGGCGAGGCCACCGAGGGAGTGGCCGAGTTGGCCGACCGGGCCGACGAGTTGACCGACCTCCTCGATTCGTTCGAGACGGCGAGCGCGGAGACCGAGGTCGAAGCGGACCATTCCGAACCGAGCGCCGACGCCGGGACAGACGCTACCGAGACTGATGCCACCGACGAACCCGACGACCTCCTCGCAACGCCGCCGTGA
- a CDS encoding DNA-directed RNA polymerase subunit P, whose protein sequence is MSYKCSRCKRDVELDEYGGVRCPYCGHRVLLKERSRDVKEIGVN, encoded by the coding sequence ATGAGCTACAAGTGTTCGCGGTGTAAGCGCGACGTGGAACTCGACGAGTACGGCGGCGTTCGCTGTCCGTACTGCGGGCACCGCGTCCTCCTGAAGGAGCGGAGCCGCGACGTGAAGGAAATCGGCGTCAACTAA
- the dcd gene encoding dCTP deaminase has translation MILSDADILDRMEAGDLVVEPLDDPDLQIQPASVDLRLGREFLEFKRTNIPCIHPDSEQEVSEYVTETTVEEGDEFILHPGDFVLGTTKERVEIPADLIAHVEGRSSFGRLAVVIHATAGVVDPGYCGQITLELSNLGTAPVALTPDTRISQLIFTELKRPAERPYGSERGSKYQDQSGPQASRIGGDDEFGGDQKPGAGK, from the coding sequence ATGATACTCTCCGACGCCGACATCCTCGACCGGATGGAGGCCGGCGACCTCGTGGTCGAACCGCTAGACGACCCCGACCTCCAGATTCAGCCAGCGAGCGTGGACTTGCGACTCGGCCGGGAGTTCTTGGAGTTCAAGCGCACCAACATCCCCTGCATCCACCCCGACAGCGAACAGGAGGTCTCCGAGTACGTCACCGAGACCACGGTCGAGGAGGGCGACGAGTTCATCCTCCACCCCGGCGACTTCGTGCTGGGCACGACCAAAGAGCGCGTCGAGATTCCCGCCGACCTCATCGCCCACGTCGAGGGTCGGTCGTCGTTCGGCCGCCTCGCGGTGGTCATCCACGCCACGGCGGGCGTCGTGGACCCCGGCTACTGCGGGCAGATAACCCTCGAACTCTCGAATCTGGGCACCGCGCCCGTGGCGCTCACGCCGGACACTCGCATCTCCCAACTCATCTTCACCGAACTCAAGCGCCCGGCGGAGCGACCGTATGGCTCCGAGCGCGGGTCGAAGTATCAGGACCAGTCCGGGCCGCAGGCCTCGCGCATCGGCGGCGACGACGAGTTCGGCGGCGACCAGAAACCGGGTGCGGGTAAATGA
- a CDS encoding thiamine-phosphate synthase family protein yields the protein MRFAEEIVVEEFLPTVRSMLAEELRNRGLTQSEVADLLGISQSAVSKYANGEVERNDRFLEDERVQNLVTRISGGLADETMSPVEALIEIEVLIRRLEDRDLIAEIHEREMPELSGHGGDFNVHDPDSELRVTERVRSSLRRGLTIVESASGFASLIPAVGSNLCECTPDADGIDDVAGVPGRIFDVKGQATIPSDPEFGVSEHVASLLLSARRNGADVRAGLNIRYDADIVSALEDAGHETVEFDAEYDDLDAVVGAALRENPDATVLYHTGGYGVEPIVYLLGEDAEAVAEMARDLL from the coding sequence ATGAGGTTCGCCGAGGAAATCGTCGTCGAGGAGTTCCTGCCGACGGTGCGGTCGATGCTGGCCGAGGAACTCCGGAATCGCGGCCTGACCCAGAGCGAGGTCGCCGACCTGCTGGGAATCAGCCAGAGCGCCGTCTCGAAGTACGCCAACGGTGAAGTCGAGCGCAACGACCGGTTCCTCGAAGACGAGCGCGTCCAGAATCTGGTCACGCGAATCAGCGGCGGACTGGCCGACGAGACCATGAGTCCGGTCGAGGCCCTCATCGAAATCGAGGTTCTCATCCGGCGACTGGAGGACCGCGACCTCATCGCCGAGATTCACGAGCGAGAGATGCCCGAACTCTCGGGTCACGGCGGCGACTTCAACGTCCACGACCCCGACAGCGAACTCCGCGTCACAGAGCGCGTCCGGTCGTCGCTCCGGCGCGGCCTGACCATCGTGGAGAGCGCCAGCGGGTTCGCCTCGCTCATTCCGGCGGTCGGGTCGAACCTGTGTGAATGCACCCCCGACGCCGACGGCATCGACGACGTGGCGGGCGTGCCGGGCAGAATCTTCGACGTGAAAGGGCAGGCGACCATCCCCTCTGACCCCGAGTTCGGCGTGAGCGAACACGTCGCGTCCCTCCTGCTGTCTGCGCGGCGCAACGGTGCGGACGTTCGCGCCGGCCTCAACATCCGCTACGACGCCGACATCGTGTCCGCGCTGGAGGACGCCGGCCACGAGACCGTCGAGTTCGACGCCGAGTACGACGACCTCGACGCGGTGGTCGGGGCGGCGCTCCGCGAGAATCCGGATGCGACCGTCCTCTACCACACCGGCGGCTACGGCGTCGAACCCATCGTCTACCTGCTGGGCGAGGACGCCGAGGCGGTCGCCGAGATGGCTCGGGACCTGCTCTGA
- the pth2 gene encoding peptidyl-tRNA hydrolase Pth2 has translation MKQAIVARTDIGMGQGKLAAQVAHASLSAYEDAGTKARKRWKGEGQKKVVLKGSGESQLFELAEKARAEGLPNAIIRDAGHTQLDPGTVTALAVGPADDDLVDKVTGDLSLY, from the coding sequence ATGAAGCAGGCCATCGTCGCCCGCACCGACATCGGCATGGGACAGGGGAAACTCGCCGCACAGGTCGCACACGCCTCGCTGTCGGCCTACGAGGACGCCGGCACCAAAGCCCGGAAGCGGTGGAAGGGCGAGGGCCAGAAGAAAGTCGTCCTGAAGGGAAGCGGCGAGAGCCAACTGTTCGAACTCGCCGAGAAGGCCCGCGCCGAGGGTCTGCCGAACGCGATTATCCGGGACGCCGGCCACACTCAACTCGACCCCGGCACGGTCACGGCACTGGCGGTCGGCCCGGCCGACGACGACCTCGTGGACAAGGTGACCGGCGACCTCTCGCTGTACTGA
- a CDS encoding zinc ribbon domain-containing protein codes for MTYGNRSERLQREIDDAIADGWRIESETPERVVLVKRNLGSIGVHLILAVLTGWWSFGVVNLVYGAYKYLNDSQRRVLRDGAACPECGASVAPNASYCQNCGTGLDSEAVGFGTDAATETETTRRE; via the coding sequence ATGACCTACGGAAACAGAAGCGAGCGCCTCCAGCGGGAAATCGACGACGCCATCGCCGACGGGTGGCGAATCGAGTCCGAGACGCCCGAGCGGGTGGTCCTCGTCAAGCGCAACCTCGGGAGCATCGGGGTCCACCTGATTCTGGCGGTCCTGACCGGGTGGTGGTCGTTCGGGGTCGTCAACCTCGTCTACGGCGCGTACAAGTACCTGAACGACTCTCAGCGCCGGGTCCTCCGGGACGGCGCGGCCTGCCCCGAGTGCGGCGCGTCGGTCGCACCCAACGCGAGTTACTGCCAGAACTGCGGGACCGGCCTCGACAGCGAAGCGGTCGGGTTCGGGACCGACGCGGCGACCGAAACCGAGACCACGCGACGAGAGTGA